The following are from one region of the Oncorhynchus kisutch isolate 150728-3 unplaced genomic scaffold, Okis_V2 Okis03b-Okis08b_hom, whole genome shotgun sequence genome:
- the LOC116359595 gene encoding uveal autoantigen with coiled-coil domains and ankyrin repeats protein isoform X2 has translation MSRWLKCTSMYFNTDWNKYDDRLMKAVERGEVDKVAAVLSKKGIIPTKLDMEGRSAFHLSATRGHLDCLNLILGHSVDLTATDATGKNALHLASRNGQSLCVQKLLQHNCPVGNVDLQGRTALHDAVMAGCSSSVKLLCDSGASVNASDFDGRTPLVLATQMCHPHICRLLLERGADIAIRDKQNKTALTLGCEYGCKDAVEVLLKSGADVTAVDSFGHDCFHYARLSKNQELVSLFKTYLDNVTKAKEAAKMEQKKRQHSVEMTEQAEANVRDLERQNESQQETLRKFHLEQRTLMDKVKLLQQQLSQEKHTVECIHKEREQLKLLLSAKDREEGARAPETVKVQLRSHMGDYSGQSVIKGKDNVLVKQSHSLDSAQVLQSSGLSHSLSRPLELAGRPSVGWDPVEEVEALRRELETVRRRQQTAEEEALRLQAALARKSQECQELVQSRETIQRQADRQVQELEEALGDVQKRMLDSEAKVKQLQAHVVAVKEHLGGQAADELRAQLHDVKAKYEGASAEVGRVRNHLKQSEKALEEYKSSEGQLAVEAERLGLELTALREERDELAEAVLDMEALIKETRARQGEKVVPAEKFDNMKNLLSNAVDEKERQLAELREDYDRVLEEVAELHREMDSQQTQAGTGAVPLQEHERMRTTLEEQSSSMKRRLADITAKSQALIRQVEESEEEREMLQEQLEELNSRVEANFIPLKAHEEAKSALERAVEELEERLVEAAERNGQAEVQIQRLQTERVTLCESVTSLQSATVPSEKFRSEVGALNARNAELVKELEVLQKRFEEREKELAQVTAKNQSLKQSLNGEYVSREKHEQVNSELSAALEKAKAELSKVEKESKESEEELQKVKEGSAELKEKLENVQVMIENDYVCLIDHEAVRVKLSNAVVEAEHRAKEALASYQSAQDGTVKLHQEMEAQKKELDTIQEAIQAKFVPLTAIEERENSYNTKLKDLTGKLSEMQEKYNQEKLEGERHKQEKEKLKVQMESVQQRMETGFVASEKHKEVEDEYRGKMEELALRLVDLEQQYKDVTVQRAELEEQNALCNTDIQSLQQRLESESARLEHYEAEHQALRGTIHQAQDECQKAREAQRGEAQRACALEKELQGCSGDQAVLLQQHAQAKEALEGQVAQLLASLRQEQETSAQRAQNVAALQSELLRATQALDELGGREDQLSQLKAEKQRLQEETAALGERLSGLAEQCEVLHHEVAQAREDECRAREDKSRARVETETLQEKSNTMDKEIRELKERYEESLSTIGEFQRRIQMSAEQTEVKDKKISELLTDVERLKQALNGLSQLAYAGNAAPNKRQMQHIDTLQAQIKSLQQQLADAESQHREVVSIYRTHLLSAAQGHMDEDVQAALLQIIRMRQEFVC, from the exons GTAAAAACGCCCTTCATCTAGCTTCCAGAAATGGCCAGTCGCTTTGTGTGCAGAAGCTATTGCAG CACAACTGTCCTGTGGGGAATGTGGACTTGCAGGGAAGGACCGCTCTACACGACGCTG TGATGGCAGGCTGCTCCTCTAGCGTCAAACTACTGTGTGACAGCGGGGCCTCTGTAAACGCAAGTGATTTT gaTGGGCGGACTCCTCTGGTGCTGGCTACCCAGATGTGCCATCCACACATCTGCCGGCTGCTGTTGGAGCGAGGGGCCGACATCGCCATCCGTGACAAACAAAACAA gacCGCTCTGACCCTGGGCTGTGAGTATGGCTGTAAGGACGCGGTGGAGGTCCTTCTGAAGAGCGGTGCCGACGTGACGGCCGTGGACAGCTTTGGCCACGACTGTTTCCACTACGCCCGCCTCAGCAAGAACCAGGAGCTGGTCAGCCTTTTCAAGACCTACCTCGACAACGTCACCAAAG CAAAAGAAGCTGCCAAAATGGAGCAGAAAAAGCGACAG CACTCAGTGGAGATGACTGAACAGGCCGAAGCCAACGTGAGG GACCtggagagacagaacgagagccAGCAGGAGACTCTGAGGAAGTTTCACCTGGAGCAGAGGACTCTGATGGACAAGGTCAAACTACTGCAGCAGCAGCTcagccag GAAAAACATACAGTGGAATGCATCCATAAAGAG AGGGAACAGCTGAAGCTCTTACTGAGTGCcaaggacagggaggagggggcTCGGGCCCCAGAGACTGTCAAGGTTCAGCTCAGGAGCCACATG GGGGACTACTCTGGCCAGTCTGTTATCAAAG GAAAAGACAATGTCCTCGTCAAACAATCTCACAGCCTGGATTCAGCGCAG GTGCTGCAGTCGTCCGGTCTGTCACACTCACTGTCCCGTCCCCTGGAGCTTGCGGGACGTCCTAGCGTGGGCTGGGACCCAGTCGAGGAGGTGGAGGCCCTGCGGCGCGAGCTGGAGACGGTGAGGAGGCGGCAGCAGACTGCCGAGGAAGAGGCTCTTCGCCTGCAGGCGGCACTGGCCCGCAAAAGCCAGGAGTGCCAAGAGCTGGTCCAGAGCCGGGAGACCATCCAACGGCAGGCAGACCGGCAGGTCCAGGAGCTGGAGGAGGCACTGGGGGACGTCCAGAAGAGGATGCTGGACTCTGAAGCCAAGGTCAAGCAGCTCCAGGCCCACGTGGTGGCGGTCAAGGAGCACCTAGGAGGCCAGGCGGCCGACGAGCTCCGTGCCCAGCTCCACGATGTCAAGGCCAAGTACGAGGGCGCCTCGGCCGAGGTGGGGCGCGTGCGTAACCACCTGAAGCAGAGTGAGAAGGCCCTGGAAGAGTACAAGAGCAGCGAGGGCCAGCTGGCGGTGGAGGCAGAGCGGCTGGGCCTGGAGCTGACCGCCTTGCGGGAGGAGCGGGATGAGCTGGCAGAGGCTGTGCTGGACATGGAGGCCCTCATTAAGGAGACCCGGGCACGGCAGGGAGAGAAGGTTGTGCCGGCAGAGAAGTTCGACAACATGAAGAACCTGCTGAGCAATGCGGTGGATGAGAAGGAGCGTCAGCTGGCAGAGCTGCGGGAGGACTATGACCGTGTGCTGGAGGAGGTGGCTGAGCTACACAGGGAAATGGACAGCCAGCAAACCCAGGCCGGGACAGGGGCGGTCCCCCTGCAGGAGCATGAGAGGATGAGGACGACCCTGGAGGAACAGAGTTCCTCCATGAAGAGGAGGCTGGCGGACATAACTGCCAAGAGCCAGGCACTGATCCGCCAGGTagaggagagcgaggaggagCGGGAAATGCTCCAGGAGCAGCTGGAGGAGCTCAACAGCAGGGTGGAGGCCAACTTCATCCCCCTCAAGGCCCATGAAGAGGCCAAGAGCGCCCTGGAGAGAGCTGTGGAGGAGCTAGAGGAGAGGCTGGTGGAGGCCGCAGAAAGGAACGGCCAGGCCGAGGTGCAGATCCAGAGGCTACAAACGGAGAGGGTCACCCTGTGTGAGAGCGTCACCAGCCTACAGAGCGCTACCGTGCCCTCTGAGAAGTTCCGGAGCGAAGTGGGTGCCCTGAATGCTCGCAACGCTGAACTGGTGAAGGAACTGGAAGTGCTCCAGAAGAggtttgaagagagagagaaggagctggCCCAGGTCACTGCCAAGAACCAGTCTCTGAAACAGAGCCTAAATGGAGAGTACGTGTCCAGAGAGAAACATGAGCAAGTGAATTCGGAGCTGAGTGCTGCTTTGGAGAAGGCCAAGGCTGAGCTCTCCAAAGTGGAGAAGGAGAGCAAAGAAAGTGAGGAAGAGTTGCAGAAGGTGAAAGAGGGTAGTGCAGAGTTGAAAGAGAAGCTGGAGAATGTTCAGGTGATGATAGAAAATGACTATGTGTGCCTTATAGACCATGAAGCTGTAAGGGTTAAGTTGAGCAATGCTGTTGTTGAGGCGGAGCATCGTGCCAAAGAGGCGTTGGCAAGCTACCAGTCTGCCCAAGATGGGACAGTAAAGCTTCACCAAGAAATGGAGGCGCAGAAGAAAGAACTAGACACCATCCAGGAAGCTATCCAGGCCAAGTTTGTTCCGTTGACTGccatagaggagagggagaactcCTACAACACCAAGCTGAAAGACTTGACAGGAAAGCTCTCGGAGATGCAAGAGAAGTACAACCAGGAGAAGTTGGAGGGGGAACGTCACAAGCAGGAGAAAGAGAAACTGAAAGTGCAGATGGAGTCTGTGCAGCAGAGAATGGAGACAGGCTTTGTCGCCAGTGAAAAGCACAAGGAGGTGGAAGATGAGTACAGGGGTAAAATGGAGGAGCTGGCGCTGAGGTTGGTAGACCTGGAGCAGCAGTACAAAGATGTGACTGTGCAGAGGGCCGAGCTGGAGGAGCAGAACGCCCTGTGTAACACTGACATCCAGAGCCTGCAGCAGCGCCTGGAATCCGAGTCGGCCCGGCTGGAACACTATGAGGCCGAGCACCAAGCCCTGAGGGGCACCATCCACCAAGCCCAGGACGAGTGCCAGAAAGCCAGGGAGGCCCAGCGTGGGGAGGCCCAGAGAGCCTGCGCCTTGGAGAAGGAGCTCCAGGGATGCTCCGGGGACCAGGCCGTCCTCCTGCAGCAGCATGCTCAGGCCAAGGAGGCCCTGGAGGGGCAGGTGGCCCAGCTACTCGCTTCCCTTCGCCAGGAGCAGGAGACCAGCGCCCAGAGGGCCCAGAACGTGGCAGCCCTGCAGTCAGAGCTGCTCCGGGCCACCCAGGCCCTGGACGAACTCGGAGGAAGAGAGGACCAGTTGAGCCAGCTGAAGGCCGAGAAGCAGCGTCTGCAGGAAGAGACGGCGGCGTTGGGggagaggctatctgggctggcGGAGCAGTGCGAGGTGCTCCACCATGAGGTGGCCCAGGCCAGGGAGGACGAGTGCAGGGCCAGAGAGGACAAGTCCAGGGCCAGGGTGGAAACTGAGACCCTGCAGGAGAAGAGCAACACCATGGATAAGGAGATCCGGGAGCTGAAGGAGAGGTACGAGGAGTCGCTCAGCACCATCGGGGAGTTTCAGAGGAGGATCCAGATGTCGGCGGAGCAGACCGAGGTCAAAGACAAAAAG ATCAGCGAGCTGCTGACGGACGTGGAGAGACTGAAACAGGCCCTCAATGGTCTGTCCCAGCTGGCGTACGCTGGCAACGCTGCACCCAATAAGAGACAGATGCAGCACATAGACACACTCCAGGCCCAGATCAAgagcctgcagcagcagctggct GATGCTGAGAGTCAACACAGAGAGGTGGTTTCAATTTATAGAACTCATCTCCTCAGTGCAGCACAG GGCCACATGGATGAGGACGTCCAAGCCGCCCTGCTGCAGATCATCCGCATGAGACAGGAGTTTGTCTGCTAA
- the LOC116359595 gene encoding uveal autoantigen with coiled-coil domains and ankyrin repeats isoform X1, translating to MKSLKYRLKKHEVTLTNTDWNKYDDRLMKAVERGEVDKVAAVLSKKGIIPTKLDMEGRSAFHLSATRGHLDCLNLILGHSVDLTATDATGKNALHLASRNGQSLCVQKLLQHNCPVGNVDLQGRTALHDAVMAGCSSSVKLLCDSGASVNASDFDGRTPLVLATQMCHPHICRLLLERGADIAIRDKQNKTALTLGCEYGCKDAVEVLLKSGADVTAVDSFGHDCFHYARLSKNQELVSLFKTYLDNVTKAKEAAKMEQKKRQHSVEMTEQAEANVRDLERQNESQQETLRKFHLEQRTLMDKVKLLQQQLSQEKHTVECIHKEREQLKLLLSAKDREEGARAPETVKVQLRSHMGDYSGQSVIKGKDNVLVKQSHSLDSAQVLQSSGLSHSLSRPLELAGRPSVGWDPVEEVEALRRELETVRRRQQTAEEEALRLQAALARKSQECQELVQSRETIQRQADRQVQELEEALGDVQKRMLDSEAKVKQLQAHVVAVKEHLGGQAADELRAQLHDVKAKYEGASAEVGRVRNHLKQSEKALEEYKSSEGQLAVEAERLGLELTALREERDELAEAVLDMEALIKETRARQGEKVVPAEKFDNMKNLLSNAVDEKERQLAELREDYDRVLEEVAELHREMDSQQTQAGTGAVPLQEHERMRTTLEEQSSSMKRRLADITAKSQALIRQVEESEEEREMLQEQLEELNSRVEANFIPLKAHEEAKSALERAVEELEERLVEAAERNGQAEVQIQRLQTERVTLCESVTSLQSATVPSEKFRSEVGALNARNAELVKELEVLQKRFEEREKELAQVTAKNQSLKQSLNGEYVSREKHEQVNSELSAALEKAKAELSKVEKESKESEEELQKVKEGSAELKEKLENVQVMIENDYVCLIDHEAVRVKLSNAVVEAEHRAKEALASYQSAQDGTVKLHQEMEAQKKELDTIQEAIQAKFVPLTAIEERENSYNTKLKDLTGKLSEMQEKYNQEKLEGERHKQEKEKLKVQMESVQQRMETGFVASEKHKEVEDEYRGKMEELALRLVDLEQQYKDVTVQRAELEEQNALCNTDIQSLQQRLESESARLEHYEAEHQALRGTIHQAQDECQKAREAQRGEAQRACALEKELQGCSGDQAVLLQQHAQAKEALEGQVAQLLASLRQEQETSAQRAQNVAALQSELLRATQALDELGGREDQLSQLKAEKQRLQEETAALGERLSGLAEQCEVLHHEVAQAREDECRAREDKSRARVETETLQEKSNTMDKEIRELKERYEESLSTIGEFQRRIQMSAEQTEVKDKKISELLTDVERLKQALNGLSQLAYAGNAAPNKRQMQHIDTLQAQIKSLQQQLADAESQHREVVSIYRTHLLSAAQGHMDEDVQAALLQIIRMRQEFVC from the exons GTAAAAACGCCCTTCATCTAGCTTCCAGAAATGGCCAGTCGCTTTGTGTGCAGAAGCTATTGCAG CACAACTGTCCTGTGGGGAATGTGGACTTGCAGGGAAGGACCGCTCTACACGACGCTG TGATGGCAGGCTGCTCCTCTAGCGTCAAACTACTGTGTGACAGCGGGGCCTCTGTAAACGCAAGTGATTTT gaTGGGCGGACTCCTCTGGTGCTGGCTACCCAGATGTGCCATCCACACATCTGCCGGCTGCTGTTGGAGCGAGGGGCCGACATCGCCATCCGTGACAAACAAAACAA gacCGCTCTGACCCTGGGCTGTGAGTATGGCTGTAAGGACGCGGTGGAGGTCCTTCTGAAGAGCGGTGCCGACGTGACGGCCGTGGACAGCTTTGGCCACGACTGTTTCCACTACGCCCGCCTCAGCAAGAACCAGGAGCTGGTCAGCCTTTTCAAGACCTACCTCGACAACGTCACCAAAG CAAAAGAAGCTGCCAAAATGGAGCAGAAAAAGCGACAG CACTCAGTGGAGATGACTGAACAGGCCGAAGCCAACGTGAGG GACCtggagagacagaacgagagccAGCAGGAGACTCTGAGGAAGTTTCACCTGGAGCAGAGGACTCTGATGGACAAGGTCAAACTACTGCAGCAGCAGCTcagccag GAAAAACATACAGTGGAATGCATCCATAAAGAG AGGGAACAGCTGAAGCTCTTACTGAGTGCcaaggacagggaggagggggcTCGGGCCCCAGAGACTGTCAAGGTTCAGCTCAGGAGCCACATG GGGGACTACTCTGGCCAGTCTGTTATCAAAG GAAAAGACAATGTCCTCGTCAAACAATCTCACAGCCTGGATTCAGCGCAG GTGCTGCAGTCGTCCGGTCTGTCACACTCACTGTCCCGTCCCCTGGAGCTTGCGGGACGTCCTAGCGTGGGCTGGGACCCAGTCGAGGAGGTGGAGGCCCTGCGGCGCGAGCTGGAGACGGTGAGGAGGCGGCAGCAGACTGCCGAGGAAGAGGCTCTTCGCCTGCAGGCGGCACTGGCCCGCAAAAGCCAGGAGTGCCAAGAGCTGGTCCAGAGCCGGGAGACCATCCAACGGCAGGCAGACCGGCAGGTCCAGGAGCTGGAGGAGGCACTGGGGGACGTCCAGAAGAGGATGCTGGACTCTGAAGCCAAGGTCAAGCAGCTCCAGGCCCACGTGGTGGCGGTCAAGGAGCACCTAGGAGGCCAGGCGGCCGACGAGCTCCGTGCCCAGCTCCACGATGTCAAGGCCAAGTACGAGGGCGCCTCGGCCGAGGTGGGGCGCGTGCGTAACCACCTGAAGCAGAGTGAGAAGGCCCTGGAAGAGTACAAGAGCAGCGAGGGCCAGCTGGCGGTGGAGGCAGAGCGGCTGGGCCTGGAGCTGACCGCCTTGCGGGAGGAGCGGGATGAGCTGGCAGAGGCTGTGCTGGACATGGAGGCCCTCATTAAGGAGACCCGGGCACGGCAGGGAGAGAAGGTTGTGCCGGCAGAGAAGTTCGACAACATGAAGAACCTGCTGAGCAATGCGGTGGATGAGAAGGAGCGTCAGCTGGCAGAGCTGCGGGAGGACTATGACCGTGTGCTGGAGGAGGTGGCTGAGCTACACAGGGAAATGGACAGCCAGCAAACCCAGGCCGGGACAGGGGCGGTCCCCCTGCAGGAGCATGAGAGGATGAGGACGACCCTGGAGGAACAGAGTTCCTCCATGAAGAGGAGGCTGGCGGACATAACTGCCAAGAGCCAGGCACTGATCCGCCAGGTagaggagagcgaggaggagCGGGAAATGCTCCAGGAGCAGCTGGAGGAGCTCAACAGCAGGGTGGAGGCCAACTTCATCCCCCTCAAGGCCCATGAAGAGGCCAAGAGCGCCCTGGAGAGAGCTGTGGAGGAGCTAGAGGAGAGGCTGGTGGAGGCCGCAGAAAGGAACGGCCAGGCCGAGGTGCAGATCCAGAGGCTACAAACGGAGAGGGTCACCCTGTGTGAGAGCGTCACCAGCCTACAGAGCGCTACCGTGCCCTCTGAGAAGTTCCGGAGCGAAGTGGGTGCCCTGAATGCTCGCAACGCTGAACTGGTGAAGGAACTGGAAGTGCTCCAGAAGAggtttgaagagagagagaaggagctggCCCAGGTCACTGCCAAGAACCAGTCTCTGAAACAGAGCCTAAATGGAGAGTACGTGTCCAGAGAGAAACATGAGCAAGTGAATTCGGAGCTGAGTGCTGCTTTGGAGAAGGCCAAGGCTGAGCTCTCCAAAGTGGAGAAGGAGAGCAAAGAAAGTGAGGAAGAGTTGCAGAAGGTGAAAGAGGGTAGTGCAGAGTTGAAAGAGAAGCTGGAGAATGTTCAGGTGATGATAGAAAATGACTATGTGTGCCTTATAGACCATGAAGCTGTAAGGGTTAAGTTGAGCAATGCTGTTGTTGAGGCGGAGCATCGTGCCAAAGAGGCGTTGGCAAGCTACCAGTCTGCCCAAGATGGGACAGTAAAGCTTCACCAAGAAATGGAGGCGCAGAAGAAAGAACTAGACACCATCCAGGAAGCTATCCAGGCCAAGTTTGTTCCGTTGACTGccatagaggagagggagaactcCTACAACACCAAGCTGAAAGACTTGACAGGAAAGCTCTCGGAGATGCAAGAGAAGTACAACCAGGAGAAGTTGGAGGGGGAACGTCACAAGCAGGAGAAAGAGAAACTGAAAGTGCAGATGGAGTCTGTGCAGCAGAGAATGGAGACAGGCTTTGTCGCCAGTGAAAAGCACAAGGAGGTGGAAGATGAGTACAGGGGTAAAATGGAGGAGCTGGCGCTGAGGTTGGTAGACCTGGAGCAGCAGTACAAAGATGTGACTGTGCAGAGGGCCGAGCTGGAGGAGCAGAACGCCCTGTGTAACACTGACATCCAGAGCCTGCAGCAGCGCCTGGAATCCGAGTCGGCCCGGCTGGAACACTATGAGGCCGAGCACCAAGCCCTGAGGGGCACCATCCACCAAGCCCAGGACGAGTGCCAGAAAGCCAGGGAGGCCCAGCGTGGGGAGGCCCAGAGAGCCTGCGCCTTGGAGAAGGAGCTCCAGGGATGCTCCGGGGACCAGGCCGTCCTCCTGCAGCAGCATGCTCAGGCCAAGGAGGCCCTGGAGGGGCAGGTGGCCCAGCTACTCGCTTCCCTTCGCCAGGAGCAGGAGACCAGCGCCCAGAGGGCCCAGAACGTGGCAGCCCTGCAGTCAGAGCTGCTCCGGGCCACCCAGGCCCTGGACGAACTCGGAGGAAGAGAGGACCAGTTGAGCCAGCTGAAGGCCGAGAAGCAGCGTCTGCAGGAAGAGACGGCGGCGTTGGGggagaggctatctgggctggcGGAGCAGTGCGAGGTGCTCCACCATGAGGTGGCCCAGGCCAGGGAGGACGAGTGCAGGGCCAGAGAGGACAAGTCCAGGGCCAGGGTGGAAACTGAGACCCTGCAGGAGAAGAGCAACACCATGGATAAGGAGATCCGGGAGCTGAAGGAGAGGTACGAGGAGTCGCTCAGCACCATCGGGGAGTTTCAGAGGAGGATCCAGATGTCGGCGGAGCAGACCGAGGTCAAAGACAAAAAG ATCAGCGAGCTGCTGACGGACGTGGAGAGACTGAAACAGGCCCTCAATGGTCTGTCCCAGCTGGCGTACGCTGGCAACGCTGCACCCAATAAGAGACAGATGCAGCACATAGACACACTCCAGGCCCAGATCAAgagcctgcagcagcagctggct GATGCTGAGAGTCAACACAGAGAGGTGGTTTCAATTTATAGAACTCATCTCCTCAGTGCAGCACAG GGCCACATGGATGAGGACGTCCAAGCCGCCCTGCTGCAGATCATCCGCATGAGACAGGAGTTTGTCTGCTAA